The Flaviramulus sp. BrNp1-15 genome has a window encoding:
- a CDS encoding TM2 domain-containing protein: MSDEKNLSDDLNDMLGDAKEGAKKAADKAEEFAEEAKEKAKEFADEAKETASEFAENAKETFDNVTGENKKILAGVLAILLGSLGVHKFILGYNKEGIILLVVTFVLGFITCGLGAGITGVIGLIEGIVYLTKSDEEFYNTYQAGKKPWF; encoded by the coding sequence ATGTCAGATGAAAAAAATTTAAGCGACGACCTAAATGATATGTTAGGTGATGCAAAAGAAGGCGCAAAAAAAGCTGCCGATAAAGCTGAAGAATTTGCTGAAGAAGCAAAAGAAAAGGCTAAAGAATTTGCAGATGAGGCGAAAGAAACAGCTTCAGAGTTTGCAGAAAACGCTAAAGAAACTTTCGATAATGTAACAGGAGAAAATAAAAAAATCTTAGCTGGTGTTTTAGCAATTTTATTAGGGTCTCTGGGAGTACATAAATTTATACTAGGCTATAATAAGGAAGGTATAATTTTGTTAGTTGTTACTTTTGTTTTAGGCTTTATTACCTGTGGTTTAGGGGCTGGAATAACTGGAGTTATTGGATTAATTGAAGGCATAGTCTATTTAACAAAATCTGATGAAGAATTTTATAACACCTACCAAGCTGGAAAAAAACCTTGGTTTTAA
- a CDS encoding aspartate kinase, whose protein sequence is MQVFKFGGASVKDAKGVKNLVSVLQKVGFKNTLIVVSAMGKTTNALEAVIKNYFENKKELQSSLQDVKKYHNEILLDLFENENHQAFKKVAALFNELNDFLKTNKSPDYNFVYDQTIGFGELVSTTIISEYLNAIGLHNNWLDVRDFIKTDNYYRRANINWEATQSLISSNLNPSVLNITQGFLGSDSNNFTTTLGREGSDYTAAIFAYCLNAERVTIWKDVPGVLNADPRYFDNAKLLNKISYTEAIELAFYGASVIHPKTLQPLQGKEIPLYVKSFLNPEASGTRIGKNVTLEPMIPCFIVKKNQILISLSSLDFSYIVEENISEIFNLLHHYKMKVDVIQNSAISFSVCVDNIYNNLDKLLHHLKAKFKVTYNENVSLYTIRHYNEQAINQIETGKTVLLKQLTQETVQIVTK, encoded by the coding sequence ATGCAAGTATTTAAGTTTGGTGGAGCTTCAGTAAAAGATGCAAAAGGGGTTAAAAACTTGGTGTCTGTATTACAAAAAGTAGGCTTTAAAAATACCCTTATTGTGGTTTCTGCCATGGGAAAAACCACTAATGCTTTAGAAGCTGTTATTAAAAATTATTTTGAAAACAAGAAGGAATTACAAAGCTCGCTTCAAGATGTAAAAAAATATCATAATGAAATTCTTTTAGATTTATTTGAAAACGAAAATCATCAAGCTTTTAAAAAAGTTGCTGCGCTTTTCAATGAATTAAATGATTTCCTAAAAACGAATAAATCACCTGATTATAATTTTGTTTACGATCAAACTATTGGTTTTGGTGAGTTAGTTTCAACAACTATTATTAGTGAGTATTTAAATGCCATTGGGTTACACAACAATTGGTTAGATGTTAGAGATTTTATTAAAACCGATAATTATTACAGGCGTGCAAATATTAATTGGGAAGCCACCCAAAGTTTAATATCATCAAACTTAAACCCATCTGTTTTAAATATTACTCAAGGCTTTTTAGGTAGCGACTCAAATAACTTTACAACTACACTTGGTAGAGAAGGTAGCGATTATACAGCCGCTATTTTTGCCTATTGTTTAAATGCAGAACGTGTAACTATTTGGAAAGATGTTCCAGGTGTATTAAATGCAGACCCGCGTTATTTTGATAATGCCAAATTATTAAACAAAATATCGTATACCGAAGCTATAGAGTTGGCCTTTTATGGAGCGTCGGTAATTCATCCAAAAACATTACAACCTTTACAGGGAAAAGAAATTCCGCTATATGTTAAATCGTTTTTAAATCCTGAAGCCTCTGGAACAAGAATAGGTAAAAATGTAACTCTTGAACCTATGATTCCTTGTTTTATTGTAAAGAAAAACCAAATATTGATTTCATTATCATCATTAGATTTTTCATATATCGTTGAAGAAAATATTAGTGAGATTTTCAATCTTTTACATCATTACAAAATGAAGGTTGATGTTATTCAAAATTCAGCCATTAGTTTTTCAGTTTGTGTTGATAATATTTATAATAATCTAGATAAATTATTACATCATTTAAAAGCAAAATTTAAAGTAACATACAATGAAAATGTTTCTCTTTATACTATTAGGCATTATAATGAACAGGCCATTAATCAAATTGAAACAGGTAAAACCGTGTTATTAAAACAATTAACTCAAGAAACCGTTCAAATAGTAACTAAATAG
- a CDS encoding GNAT family N-acetyltransferase, producing MNFTIREARKNDMPQVHSLIKELAEFEKEAHAVEVTVADLENDGFGKHPAFHCFVAEINSKVEGIALVYNRYSTWKGKIIHLEDLIVSQSMRGSGIGTALLDEVVKYAYKLGVKRINWEVIDWNEPAIAFYEKKGAKVLRDWDVVWLDEIGINNYVANL from the coding sequence ATGAATTTCACAATAAGAGAAGCTAGAAAAAATGATATGCCACAAGTGCATAGCCTAATAAAGGAATTGGCTGAATTTGAAAAAGAAGCTCATGCTGTTGAAGTTACTGTAGCCGATTTAGAAAATGATGGCTTTGGAAAACATCCTGCTTTTCATTGTTTTGTTGCAGAAATAAACTCTAAAGTTGAAGGCATTGCTTTGGTTTATAATAGATATTCTACCTGGAAAGGAAAAATTATACACTTAGAAGATTTAATTGTTAGTCAATCTATGCGAGGTTCTGGTATTGGTACAGCGCTTTTAGACGAAGTAGTAAAATATGCGTATAAGTTAGGAGTTAAGCGCATTAATTGGGAAGTTATAGATTGGAATGAACCAGCCATTGCATTTTACGAAAAAAAAGGTGCCAAAGTATTACGCGATTGGGATGTAGTTTGGCTAGATGAAATAGGTATTAATAATTATGTAGCTAATTTATAA
- a CDS encoding VOC family protein produces the protein MKKRVTGIGGLFFKTKDPKATKDWYKKHLGFNTDDYGCTFWWKDNEGKKCSTQWSPFTEDTKYYEPSKKDFMFNYRVENLHELLKALKEEGVTVVGEVEEYEYGKFGWILDNDGNKIELWEPIDTAF, from the coding sequence ATGAAAAAACGAGTAACAGGAATAGGCGGATTATTTTTTAAAACCAAAGATCCTAAAGCTACAAAAGATTGGTACAAAAAACACTTAGGTTTTAATACCGATGATTACGGATGTACATTTTGGTGGAAAGATAATGAAGGAAAAAAGTGTTCAACACAATGGAGTCCGTTTACAGAAGACACCAAATATTATGAGCCTTCCAAAAAAGATTTCATGTTTAATTATCGTGTTGAAAATTTACATGAGCTATTAAAAGCTTTAAAAGAAGAAGGCGTAACTGTTGTTGGAGAAGTTGAAGAATATGAATATGGAAAGTTTGGTTGGATTTTAGATAACGACGGAAATAAAATTGAGCTTTGGGAGCCTATAGATACTGCTTTTTGA
- a CDS encoding DUF6428 family protein: MKTQELFTLLEGNKEKSLLFEYAPNLLVGANYHITEVKHIAIDAVDCGSQTDAWKETIIQLWESPEELGKRDYMSTFKALAILKKVGKMKPYVLDAEVKFEYSNANFHTAQLFVNDFEIQNDNLIIKLAIEKTDCKAKEICVVPEVVETVTSDAPCCSPDGNCC, encoded by the coding sequence ATGAAAACACAAGAATTATTCACATTACTAGAAGGTAACAAAGAGAAATCTTTATTATTTGAATATGCACCAAATTTATTAGTAGGAGCTAATTATCACATAACTGAAGTAAAACATATAGCTATAGATGCTGTTGATTGTGGTTCGCAAACCGATGCTTGGAAAGAAACTATAATTCAATTATGGGAAAGCCCAGAGGAATTAGGAAAAAGAGATTATATGTCTACTTTTAAAGCTCTTGCCATTCTTAAAAAAGTTGGAAAAATGAAACCTTATGTTCTAGATGCCGAAGTTAAGTTTGAATATAGCAATGCAAACTTTCATACTGCACAATTATTTGTTAACGATTTTGAAATACAGAATGATAATTTAATAATCAAATTAGCAATCGAAAAAACAGATTGTAAAGCAAAAGAAATTTGTGTTGTTCCTGAAGTAGTAGAGACAGTTACTAGTGATGCACCATGTTGTTCACCAGATGGAAATTGTTGTTAG
- a CDS encoding lysophospholipid acyltransferase family protein translates to MTKQQDTGLVTAKEVAKAIQLDKYGFIGTFVGWLLMKLLKISKLNKIYNRNKHLEELPFLNAILNDFQIKFEIPEEDLKRLPKDGAYITISNHPLGGIDGILLLKLMLEQRKDFKIIANFLLHRIEPLKPYIMPVNPFEDRKDVKSSVTGFKNSILHLKDGHPLGIFPAGEVSTYRDGKLVVDKPWEEAAMKLIKKAEVPVVPIYFHAKNSKLFYKLSKINDTFRTAKLPSELLTQKRRVIKVRIGRPISVDDQKEHTAIDEFSEFLRKKTYMLSNSFEDKSKILDNISSTLKAPKAPKSIVTPVDTTLMTKEVDALRENDSRLLESKNYEVFLAQADKIPNVLREIGRLREITFREVGEGTNEAIDLDTFDNYYHHMFLWDNERKLLAGAYRMGLGSKIYEQFGIDGFYLQDLFRFEPELHKMMSQSIEMGRAFIIKEYQQKPMPLFLLWKGIVHTTLRHPEHKYLIGGVSISNQFSNFSKSLMIEFMKSHYYDPYIAQYVRPKKEFKVKLKDADKDFVFDETEADLNKFDKFIDEIEPGALRLPVLLKKYIKQNAKLVAFNVDPLFNNSVDGLMYIKIADLPESTVRPVMEEFQAELERKFAENNGG, encoded by the coding sequence ATGACCAAACAACAAGATACCGGGTTAGTAACTGCCAAAGAAGTGGCTAAAGCCATTCAATTAGACAAGTATGGTTTTATTGGTACTTTTGTTGGCTGGCTTTTAATGAAACTGCTTAAAATTTCTAAGCTTAATAAAATTTATAATCGCAATAAACATTTAGAAGAATTGCCTTTTTTAAATGCGATTTTAAATGACTTTCAAATTAAATTTGAAATCCCTGAAGAAGATTTAAAACGTTTACCAAAAGATGGTGCTTACATTACCATTTCTAATCATCCTCTTGGTGGTATTGATGGTATTTTGCTATTAAAATTAATGTTAGAGCAACGCAAAGATTTTAAAATAATTGCCAACTTTTTATTACACAGAATTGAGCCTTTAAAGCCATACATTATGCCTGTAAATCCTTTTGAAGACAGGAAAGATGTTAAGTCTAGTGTAACAGGTTTTAAGAATTCTATTTTACATTTAAAAGACGGACATCCTCTTGGTATTTTTCCTGCTGGAGAAGTATCAACATATCGTGATGGTAAATTGGTAGTTGATAAACCTTGGGAAGAAGCTGCTATGAAATTAATAAAGAAAGCAGAAGTTCCTGTAGTTCCTATTTACTTTCATGCCAAAAACAGTAAGCTATTTTATAAGCTTTCAAAAATTAATGACACGTTTAGAACAGCTAAATTACCTTCGGAATTATTAACTCAAAAAAGACGTGTTATAAAGGTTAGGATTGGCAGACCTATTTCTGTTGACGACCAAAAAGAGCATACGGCTATAGATGAATTTTCAGAATTTTTAAGAAAAAAAACTTATATGTTATCTAATTCTTTCGAGGATAAATCGAAAATATTAGATAATATTTCTTCTACTTTAAAAGCGCCTAAAGCACCAAAAAGTATTGTCACTCCAGTTGATACTACGTTAATGACTAAAGAGGTTGATGCGCTTCGAGAAAATGATTCCAGACTTTTAGAAAGTAAAAATTACGAGGTGTTTTTAGCACAAGCAGATAAAATTCCTAATGTTTTACGAGAAATAGGACGTTTACGAGAAATTACATTTAGAGAAGTTGGTGAAGGCACAAACGAAGCTATAGATTTAGATACTTTTGATAATTATTACCACCATATGTTTTTATGGGATAATGAACGAAAATTGCTTGCCGGTGCTTACAGAATGGGATTAGGTTCCAAAATATATGAGCAATTTGGTATTGATGGTTTTTACCTTCAAGACTTGTTTAGGTTTGAACCCGAATTGCATAAAATGATGAGCCAGTCTATAGAAATGGGACGCGCATTCATCATTAAAGAATATCAACAAAAACCAATGCCTTTATTTTTACTTTGGAAAGGTATTGTGCATACTACTTTACGCCACCCAGAACATAAATATTTAATTGGTGGGGTTAGTATTAGTAATCAGTTTTCAAATTTCTCAAAATCCTTGATGATTGAGTTTATGAAATCGCATTACTACGACCCATACATTGCCCAATATGTTCGTCCTAAAAAAGAGTTTAAAGTAAAGCTTAAAGACGCCGATAAGGACTTTGTTTTTGATGAAACCGAAGCCGATTTAAACAAGTTTGACAAATTTATTGATGAAATAGAACCAGGAGCATTACGTTTACCGGTTTTACTTAAAAAATACATTAAACAAAATGCTAAACTGGTAGCGTTTAATGTAGATCCTTTGTTCAACAATTCGGTTGATGGTTTAATGTACATTAAAATTGCCGATTTACCCGAAAGCACTGTTCGCCCTGTTATGGAAGAGTTTCAGGCAGAATTGGAACGTAAGTTTGCTGAAAATAATGGTGGTTAA
- a CDS encoding VOC family protein produces the protein MKLGAFSASLSVKDIKASKEFYETLGFSVYAGQMEKNYLIMKNGNALIGLFQGMFENNILTFNPGWDENANKVEPFDDVRAIQKHLKNNNIKLEREADESTSGPASIVMYDPDGNTILIDQHV, from the coding sequence ATGAAATTAGGAGCATTTTCAGCAAGTCTTAGTGTTAAAGATATTAAGGCTTCAAAAGAATTTTACGAAACACTTGGGTTTTCTGTATATGCAGGTCAAATGGAGAAAAACTATTTAATCATGAAAAATGGCAACGCACTTATTGGTCTGTTTCAAGGCATGTTTGAAAATAACATTTTAACTTTTAATCCAGGTTGGGATGAAAACGCTAATAAAGTAGAACCTTTTGATGATGTAAGAGCAATTCAAAAACATTTGAAAAATAACAATATAAAATTAGAAAGAGAAGCCGATGAATCTACTTCTGGTCCTGCTAGTATTGTAATGTATGATCCAGATGGAAATACAATACTTATCGATCAACATGTGTAA
- a CDS encoding glutamate synthase subunit beta, translated as MGKVTGFKEFERQDETYTPVEERVKHYKEFTVPLSDTEIKKQGSRCMDCGIPFCHSGCPLGNLIPDFNHMVHQGEWQKASWILHSTNNFPEFTGRLCPAPCEKSCVLGIIEDPVSIENIEKNIVERAFKEGWIKPQPPKTRTGKTVAVVGSGPAGLAAAQQLNRAGHTVTVFERDDEIGGLLRYGIPNFKMEKEIIDRRLAILKAEGITFKTDVNVGVNYDVKELKAFDSVVLCGGATERRSLPTPGIDADGVVQAMDFLTQQTKVLFGKKVENQVMATDKNVIVIGGGDTGSDCIGTSNRHGAKSVVNFEIMPKPPGHRSPTTPWPYWPLQLKTSSSHQEGVERNWLINTKEFVKDKNGKLTALKTVNVEWKMVPGQRPQLVEIEGTEKKWPCDLALLALGFTGPESTLADKLGIKTDARSNYKAEYGKYQTNIPNIFAAGDMRRGQSLIVWAISEGREAARQVDIYLMGKSDLPSKDVAGDLVAM; from the coding sequence ATGGGAAAAGTAACAGGATTTAAAGAATTTGAAAGACAAGATGAAACTTACACGCCTGTTGAAGAACGTGTAAAACATTATAAAGAATTTACAGTACCACTAAGTGATACTGAAATCAAAAAACAAGGGTCGCGTTGTATGGATTGCGGAATACCATTTTGCCATAGCGGTTGTCCACTTGGAAATCTAATTCCAGATTTTAACCATATGGTACATCAAGGGGAATGGCAAAAAGCTTCTTGGATATTACATTCAACAAATAATTTTCCAGAATTTACAGGACGCTTATGTCCTGCACCATGTGAAAAATCATGTGTTTTAGGTATTATTGAAGACCCGGTTTCTATTGAAAATATTGAAAAAAATATTGTTGAACGTGCATTTAAGGAAGGATGGATTAAACCTCAGCCTCCAAAAACACGAACTGGTAAAACTGTTGCTGTAGTTGGTTCTGGACCTGCTGGTTTAGCTGCCGCACAACAATTAAACAGAGCTGGACATACGGTAACTGTTTTTGAACGCGATGATGAAATTGGTGGTTTATTAAGATATGGTATTCCTAATTTTAAAATGGAAAAGGAGATTATAGATCGTCGTTTAGCCATTTTAAAAGCAGAAGGTATCACTTTTAAAACCGATGTAAATGTTGGTGTTAATTACGATGTAAAAGAACTTAAAGCCTTTGATTCTGTAGTTTTATGTGGTGGCGCTACCGAAAGACGTAGCTTACCAACTCCAGGTATTGATGCAGACGGTGTCGTACAAGCTATGGATTTTTTAACCCAACAAACCAAAGTATTGTTTGGTAAAAAAGTAGAAAACCAAGTTATGGCTACAGATAAAAATGTGATTGTAATTGGTGGTGGAGATACAGGTTCAGATTGTATAGGAACCTCTAATCGTCATGGAGCAAAATCGGTTGTGAATTTTGAAATTATGCCGAAACCTCCAGGACATCGTTCACCAACTACGCCATGGCCTTATTGGCCACTTCAGTTAAAAACATCATCTTCTCATCAAGAAGGTGTTGAAAGAAACTGGTTAATAAACACTAAAGAGTTTGTAAAAGATAAAAACGGTAAACTAACCGCCTTAAAAACGGTAAATGTTGAGTGGAAAATGGTTCCTGGACAGCGTCCACAACTCGTTGAAATTGAAGGTACCGAGAAAAAATGGCCTTGTGATTTAGCATTATTAGCCTTAGGGTTTACAGGACCTGAAAGTACACTGGCTGATAAATTAGGCATTAAAACTGATGCGCGATCTAATTATAAAGCAGAATACGGTAAATACCAAACTAACATTCCAAATATATTTGCCGCCGGCGATATGCGTCGCGGACAATCGTTAATTGTTTGGGCCATATCTGAAGGTAGAGAAGCTGCTAGACAGGTGGATATTTATTTAATGGGTAAATCAGATTTACCATCAAAAGATGTTGCTGGCGATTTAGTGGCGATGTAA
- a CDS encoding GNAT family N-acetyltransferase, translating to MEIVVRPLLETDWLSVSKIYKEGITTGIATFETECPDWEKWDNKYISKCRIVAVYKENVIGFAVLSAVSKREVYKGVAEVSVYISEAFRGHHIGELLLSKLIKESEDAGFWTLQANIFSENLASINLHQKCGFRIVGVREKIGKLKGRWYDNQLLERRSKILS from the coding sequence ATGGAAATTGTTGTTAGACCATTATTAGAAACCGATTGGTTATCCGTTTCAAAAATATATAAAGAAGGTATTACTACGGGTATTGCAACTTTTGAAACTGAATGCCCTGATTGGGAAAAATGGGATAACAAATACATTTCTAAATGCAGAATAGTTGCTGTTTATAAAGAGAATGTTATTGGATTTGCTGTTTTGTCAGCAGTTTCAAAACGAGAAGTTTATAAAGGGGTTGCAGAGGTTAGCGTATATATTTCAGAAGCATTTAGAGGACATCATATTGGAGAATTACTACTGAGTAAGTTAATTAAAGAAAGTGAGGACGCAGGTTTTTGGACCTTACAAGCTAATATTTTTAGTGAAAATCTAGCGAGTATTAATCTGCATCAAAAATGTGGATTTAGAATTGTTGGTGTTCGCGAAAAAATTGGAAAATTAAAAGGAAGATGGTACGACAACCAGCTTTTAGAAAGACGAAGTAAAATACTAAGTTAA
- a CDS encoding helix-turn-helix transcriptional regulator, translating to MGVTKTQIFTDHQNDLAQFFKVLGHPARVAILQYISNQNACICSDLVEEIGLAQATISQHLKELKSIGLLTGEVEGKSMCYCINVERWTALQNQLNTFFNKTKSNCC from the coding sequence ATGGGTGTAACAAAAACACAAATATTTACAGATCACCAAAATGATTTAGCACAGTTTTTTAAAGTGCTAGGGCATCCTGCAAGAGTTGCTATACTTCAGTATATAAGTAATCAAAATGCATGTATTTGTAGCGATTTGGTTGAGGAAATTGGATTAGCCCAAGCCACTATTTCTCAGCATTTAAAAGAACTTAAAAGCATTGGGTTACTTACTGGTGAAGTTGAAGGTAAGAGCATGTGTTATTGTATTAATGTAGAACGTTGGACTGCTTTACAAAACCAATTAAACACTTTTTTTAATAAAACTAAATCTAATTGTTGTTAA
- a CDS encoding sulfite exporter TauE/SafE family protein — protein MSYIEILQSFNLTAIQWVAVGIAVFLLGLSKSGIKGIGIIIVVILAFVFGEKASTGILLPMLITADVFAVTYYNRHANWKYIKKLIPWMIIGVLVGVWVGDEISERIFKRLMAIIIIGSVLLMIYSEHKNSNSVPKSKLFSGTMGFLAGFTTMIGNLAGPVANIYFLAMRFPKNEFIGTAAWLFFIINVFKLPFHIFVWKTVTPETLVLNSVLVPAVIIGFFIGARIVKLISNVNYRRFILIVTAIGGIILLFR, from the coding sequence TTGTCTTATATAGAAATACTACAATCTTTTAATTTAACTGCAATACAATGGGTAGCTGTTGGTATTGCAGTTTTTTTATTGGGTTTATCTAAATCCGGAATAAAAGGCATAGGTATTATTATTGTTGTTATTCTAGCCTTTGTTTTTGGAGAAAAAGCATCAACAGGTATTTTGCTGCCCATGTTAATTACTGCCGATGTTTTTGCAGTTACCTATTATAACAGACATGCCAATTGGAAGTACATAAAAAAGCTTATACCTTGGATGATAATTGGTGTTTTAGTAGGTGTTTGGGTAGGCGATGAAATTTCAGAACGTATTTTTAAAAGGCTCATGGCAATTATTATAATTGGTTCAGTATTGCTAATGATATATTCTGAACACAAAAACTCTAACAGTGTTCCTAAAAGTAAGCTGTTTTCTGGTACTATGGGTTTTTTGGCAGGATTCACAACTATGATTGGTAATTTGGCAGGCCCAGTGGCCAATATTTATTTCCTAGCTATGCGTTTCCCAAAAAATGAATTTATTGGTACGGCTGCATGGTTGTTTTTTATAATAAATGTATTCAAATTACCATTTCATATTTTTGTTTGGAAAACAGTTACTCCAGAAACACTAGTACTCAATTCGGTTTTAGTACCAGCAGTAATCATTGGTTTTTTTATTGGCGCACGTATAGTGAAGCTCATTTCTAATGTAAATTACAGACGTTTTATTTTAATAGTCACTGCTATTGGAGGCATTATTTTATTGTTTAGATAA
- the fbp gene encoding class 1 fructose-bisphosphatase, translating into MTHKKQTLGEFIIENQTSFKYSSGELSSLINSIRLAAKVVNHEVNKAGLVDIIGAIGDTNIQGEDQQKLDVYANDKFIQTLTNRNIVCGIASEEEDDFIAINSQDENHQNKYVVLIDPLDGSSNIDVNVSVGTIFSIYRRVTPVGTPVTLKDFLQKGSQQVAAGYVVYGTSTMLVYTTGDGVNGFTLNPAIGSFYLSHPDMQFPEDGTIYSVNEGNYIHFPQGVKNYIKYCQQEEDDRPYTSRYIGSLVSDFHRNMIKGGIYLYPKSSKNPNGKLRLLYECNPMAFLAEQANGKASDGFTRIMDIEPTELHQRAPFICGSKNMVEKCEGFMQNV; encoded by the coding sequence ATGACGCATAAAAAACAGACTTTAGGAGAATTTATTATCGAAAATCAGACATCGTTTAAATATTCATCAGGAGAATTATCCAGTTTAATAAATTCCATAAGATTAGCCGCTAAAGTTGTAAATCATGAAGTTAATAAAGCTGGTTTGGTTGATATTATAGGCGCTATAGGCGATACCAATATTCAAGGTGAAGATCAGCAAAAATTAGATGTTTATGCCAATGATAAGTTTATACAAACCCTAACTAACAGGAATATTGTTTGTGGAATTGCCAGTGAAGAAGAAGATGATTTTATTGCTATTAATAGTCAAGATGAAAACCATCAAAATAAATATGTTGTTTTAATTGACCCATTAGATGGCTCCTCAAATATTGATGTGAATGTTTCTGTAGGGACCATTTTTTCAATTTATAGACGCGTTACTCCTGTTGGAACACCTGTAACTTTAAAGGATTTTCTACAAAAAGGAAGTCAGCAAGTTGCTGCCGGTTATGTGGTTTATGGTACGTCTACCATGTTGGTTTACACTACAGGCGATGGTGTTAATGGTTTTACTTTAAATCCGGCCATTGGGTCGTTTTATTTATCGCATCCAGATATGCAATTTCCTGAGGATGGCACGATTTATTCTGTAAACGAAGGCAATTATATTCATTTCCCACAGGGCGTAAAAAATTATATTAAATATTGCCAGCAAGAAGAAGACGATAGACCTTATACCTCTAGATACATAGGATCTTTAGTCTCCGATTTTCATAGAAATATGATAAAAGGCGGTATTTATTTATACCCAAAAAGCTCTAAAAACCCTAATGGAAAATTAAGGTTGTTATACGAATGTAATCCTATGGCATTTTTAGCAGAACAAGCAAATGGAAAAGCAAGTGATGGTTTTACAAGAATAATGGATATTGAACCTACAGAACTTCATCAACGAGCACCTTTTATTTGCGGAAGTAAAAATATGGTTGAAAAGTGTGAAGGGTTTATGCAGAATGTTTAA
- a CDS encoding slipin family protein translates to MKRVRINAGKVGLVFKNGNYLKVITEGKHWLGFNQRVLVYDLANTFATPIALELLLKDKTLEAMLDVIEVKDGELVLVYEKGNFKNTLAAGRYVYWKGLIEREFVRADLSKIYITEKIDKALFSNYELSKYIRTFEVSAYEKAVLLVDDVYTKTLDGGTYRFWRNDTTIKIAKADLRQLQLEIAGQELLTKDKAAIRINFYTQYKVTDIEKALLENKDYEKQLYIAMQLVLRAYVGTYTLDELLERKENIAEAVFENVKTSATKLGVTVLNCGIRDVILTGEMKEIMNQVLVAQKKAQANVIMRREETASTRSLLNTAKLMEENDMLYKLKEMEYVEKIAEKIGEITVSNNGGVVTQLKEIFSVK, encoded by the coding sequence ATGAAACGAGTAAGAATTAATGCAGGAAAAGTAGGTTTGGTTTTCAAAAATGGTAACTATTTAAAAGTAATTACCGAAGGAAAACACTGGTTAGGTTTTAATCAACGTGTGTTGGTTTATGACCTTGCGAACACCTTTGCGACTCCTATAGCGTTAGAGCTCTTACTAAAAGACAAAACGTTGGAAGCGATGTTAGATGTGATTGAGGTTAAAGACGGTGAACTGGTTTTGGTTTACGAAAAAGGTAACTTTAAAAACACACTTGCTGCTGGACGCTATGTGTACTGGAAGGGTTTGATTGAACGTGAATTTGTTCGTGCAGATTTAAGCAAAATTTATATTACTGAGAAGATTGACAAAGCATTATTCAGCAATTATGAATTGAGCAAATACATTAGAACTTTTGAGGTTTCGGCTTACGAAAAAGCTGTGCTTTTAGTTGATGATGTATATACAAAGACGCTTGACGGCGGAACTTACAGATTCTGGAGAAATGACACAACAATTAAAATTGCAAAGGCTGATTTGCGTCAGTTGCAATTAGAAATTGCTGGACAAGAATTGTTAACCAAAGATAAAGCTGCAATTCGTATAAACTTTTATACACAGTATAAAGTTACAGATATTGAAAAAGCTTTACTTGAAAACAAGGATTACGAAAAGCAATTATACATTGCTATGCAATTGGTACTACGTGCTTATGTTGGTACGTATACTTTAGATGAGCTTTTAGAACGTAAAGAGAATATTGCGGAAGCGGTTTTTGAAAACGTTAAAACTAGTGCAACTAAATTAGGTGTTACGGTTTTAAACTGTGGTATTAGAGATGTGATTTTAACTGGAGAAATGAAAGAGATTATGAATCAGGTTCTAGTCGCACAAAAGAAAGCTCAAGCAAACGTTATTATGAGACGTGAAGAAACTGCTTCTACTCGTAGCTTGCTAAATACGGCAAAGTTAATGGAAGAGAATGACATGCTGTACAAGCTAAAAGAAATGGAGTATGTGGAAAAAATCGCTGAGAAAATTGGTGAAATCACAGTTTCAAATAATGGTGGTGTTGTTACACAATTGAAAGAGATTTTCTCTGTAAAATAA